In one window of Metasolibacillus fluoroglycofenilyticus DNA:
- the cls gene encoding cardiolipin synthase: MLTVIETSFVALIILVLNILFAIAVIFLERKDPSSSWAWLLVLFFLPVVGFMLYLLLGRQLSKKHFYRWEGRESIGIKALIDYQIEAIKENKLEFRGEHIEAHQDLIYMNLITNHAVLTQDNHVDILNDGTEKFERLIQDIMHAKDHIHIQYYIFKLDNIGKRIFDATVKKARQGVKVRILYDEMGSRSVRKKQFKELLNLGGEIEVFFPSILPLINPRLNYRNHRKIVVIDGRIGYIGGFNVGDEYLGLNKKFGYWRDTHLRIEGSAVHPLQTRFLLDWNQASHHHRVKYAERYFPVIPQKGTAALQIVSSGPDTDWTVIKNGYLRLIADAKKYIYIQSPYFIPDSSFLDTIRIAALSGIDVRIMIPNKPDHPFVYWANYSYVGLLLKAGARIYQYNKGFIHSKMLVIDDEVASVGTANIDVRSFSLNFEVNAFIYDRPIAHYLAEAFESDIFDSTELTKEIYDNRSNVVKFKESISRLLSPIL, encoded by the coding sequence TGGCTATTAGTATTATTTTTCCTTCCGGTCGTTGGATTCATGTTATATTTATTGCTCGGTAGACAGCTTAGTAAAAAGCATTTTTACCGTTGGGAAGGGCGCGAAAGCATCGGTATTAAAGCATTAATTGATTATCAAATTGAGGCTATTAAAGAAAATAAACTTGAATTTCGTGGAGAGCATATCGAAGCACATCAAGATTTAATTTATATGAATTTAATTACGAATCATGCTGTTTTAACACAAGATAATCATGTCGATATTTTAAATGATGGCACCGAAAAATTTGAGCGACTCATTCAAGATATTATGCATGCCAAAGACCATATTCATATTCAGTACTATATTTTCAAGCTTGATAATATAGGTAAGCGAATTTTTGATGCGACGGTTAAAAAGGCACGACAAGGTGTGAAAGTTCGCATTTTATATGACGAAATGGGGTCACGTAGTGTACGGAAAAAGCAGTTTAAAGAGCTGTTAAATCTCGGTGGGGAAATAGAAGTATTTTTCCCTTCTATCTTACCGCTTATTAATCCGCGTTTAAACTATCGAAACCATCGCAAAATCGTTGTAATTGATGGACGCATTGGCTATATCGGTGGATTTAATGTTGGAGACGAATATTTAGGTTTAAACAAAAAGTTTGGTTACTGGCGCGATACTCATTTACGTATTGAGGGAAGCGCCGTCCATCCTTTACAAACTCGCTTCTTACTCGATTGGAATCAAGCAAGTCACCATCATCGTGTAAAATATGCTGAGCGCTATTTTCCTGTTATCCCTCAAAAAGGAACAGCGGCACTACAAATTGTGTCAAGTGGACCTGATACAGATTGGACAGTTATTAAAAATGGCTACTTACGATTAATTGCAGATGCCAAAAAATACATTTATATTCAATCACCGTATTTTATTCCTGATAGCAGCTTTTTAGATACGATTCGTATCGCCGCATTATCCGGAATCGATGTGCGAATTATGATTCCAAACAAACCAGACCATCCTTTTGTTTATTGGGCAAATTATTCATATGTAGGACTTTTGCTAAAAGCAGGTGCACGTATTTATCAATACAATAAAGGTTTCATTCATTCTAAAATGCTCGTAATCGACGATGAAGTTGCTTCAGTTGGTACAGCCAATATCGATGTGCGCAGCTTCAGTTTAAATTTCGAAGTCAACGCCTTTATTTACGACCGACCAATTGCGCATTATTTAGCAGAGGCATTTGAGTCAGATATTTTTGACAGTACTGAGTTAACAAAAGAAATTTACGATAATCGTTCAAACGTAGTAAAATTTAAAGAATCCATTTCTCGATTACTTTCACCCATTTTATAA